In Xanthomonas campestris pv. phormiicola, the DNA window ATCGTCCAGGCTGGACCGCACCGGCGCGGCCTTGGGCACCGGCGCCGATTCCAGCGTGGTCGATTGGCGGGTGGCGGTCGCCGACGACGGGGCCGGATTCAGGCTCTGCGCCGTCGCCAGCGCCGGTGCCAGCAGCGCGATGGCGGCCATGCGAATGAGGGAAGGATGCACAACCGCTCCATAGCACCGTGATCGGAACGCCGACGCTAGCGCAACCGGAGCGCCACGTCGATGCCGCCTGCCTGCGGCTTGATCGCCGCGGCGGCGCCCTCATCTTGTGCGCATCCTTCCGCGCTACGGGCCCCGCCATGAGCCGATTCGACCTCACGCCTCCCACCTCCGCCGAACGCGAGCGGTTGATCGCCGGGCTCAACGACGAGGAGCGGCGGGTGTTGCTGCAGCACGGCACCGAGGCGCCGTTCTGCGGCGTCTTCCTGGACAACAAGCTGGAGGGCGTCTACAGCTGCCGGCTGTGCGGACTGCCGCTGTTCCGTTCCAGCGCCAAGTTCGATTCGGGCACCGGCTGGCCCAGCTTCTTCGCGCCCTACCACCCGGCCCACGTGCGCGAGATCCGCGACAGCAGCCACGGCATGATCCGCACCGAGATCGTCTGCGCGCGCTGCGACAGCCACCTCGGCCATGTGTTCCCGGACGGCCCGCCGCCCAGCGGCGAGCGGCATTGCCTGAACTCGGTGTCGCTGCAATTCACCGAACAGGGCCAGGCGCTGCCGAACCCGTTGCAGCGCGGCGGCGGCGACAGCGAACCGGCCTGACCGGCAGCGCCCCGGCGCCGCATCGCACGGAGCAGACCTGCGGCGCGTGCCCTCCTGGTTTCCTGCTGATCTTGCCGCTGGCCGCATGCGGACGCGCCTGCGCAGCGGCGGCCATTTCCGCGGCGCACCCGGCCGCCGGCGCACGCTTGCAGGCCGATCGCTGCGCCTGCGATGGCACTGCGGCAGCGACGCGGTGCAGGCCGAATTCGATGCGGCGCGCGACCGTGCGGCGCCGCTGGTGCTCGGCCGTCGCTGCGCAGGCATCGGGCCGATGCCGACAGCGGCGCGCCACGCCGCTGCCCAGGGCAACCTGCACCGCGAACATCCGCGCGATGCCGCCGCACCTGCCCCCCGATACGCGCAGATGCGTGCGCCAGGGAAGCGGCGTGAGCGGCTGAAACCACGCACCCACACGCCGGCGTACGTCGCCGCGGCAGAGGCGCAAGCGGCGTCTTCACACGCGTCTTCACGCAGCCGCGGCCGCGCCGCCGCCTTCAGAAAGCCGCCGCTGGGCCGAAATGGAGATATCCCCGTTCCGGCTCGCAGGCTGCTTCCGCCATGCTCATCATTGTTGGCTTCCTTGTCGTCATCATCAGCGTGATCGGCGGCTACGTGCTCTCGCACGGCAAGCTCGGCGCGCTCTGGCAGCCCTACGAATTGCTGATCATCGGCGGCGCGGCGCTGGGTGCGTTCCTGGTCAGCACCCCCGGCAAGATCGTCAAGGCCACCCTCGCCGACATCGCCGGCGTGTTCAAGGGCCCGAAGTACAAGTCCGACGACTACCGGGCCACCCTGAGCCTGGTCTACGAACTGCTGAACAAGGCGCGGCGCGACGGCTTCATGGCCCTGGAAGACCACGTGGAAAAGCCGGCCGAGAGCGCGATCTTCAGCAACTACCCGAAGGTGCTGGCCGACCACCACCTGCTCGACTTCATCACCGACTGCCTGCGCCTGATGATCGGCAGCAACATCGAGCCGCACGAACTGGAGCCGCTGCTGGAGCTGGAGCTGGAAAAGCACCACCACGAGGCGATGGCGCCGGCGCATGCGCTGAGCAAGGTCTCCGACGGCCTGCCCGGCTTCGGCATCGTCGCCGCGGTGCTGGGCATCGTCATCACCATGGGCTCGATCGGCGGCCCGATCGAGGAGATCGGCCACCACGTCGGCGCCGCGCTGGTCGGCACCTTCCTCGGCATCCTGCTGGCCTACGGTTTCGTCGCCCCGCTGGCGGCGGCGATGGAAGCGCGCGCCGAACAGGACAGCCGCATCTTCGAGTCGGTGAAGACCGCACTGCTGGCCTGCCTGCGCGGCTACAACCCGAAGATCGCGCTGGAGTTCGCGCGCAAGACCCTGCCGAGCAACGTGCGGCCGAGCTTCTCGGACTTCGAGACGCACCTGAAGACGATCAAGTAGCAGCGCCGCCATGCCCGAAGCCAAAGCTACCGTCGTCATCCGCCGGGTCAAGAAGATCCAGGCCGGCGGCCACCATGGCGGCGCCTGGAAGGTCGCGTTCGCCGACTTCGTGACCGCGATGATGGCGTTCTTCCTGGTGTTGTGGCTGGTCGCGGCCACCACCAAGGAACAGCGCATGGCGATCTCCGAATACTTCCGCAATCCCAGCCCGCTGGAGGGCAAGAGCCCGGCGCCGAGTCCGGGCATGGCCGGACCCGGCGGCGCCAGCACCTCGATGATCAAGCTCGGCGGCACGGCGGACCTGCAGCGCGGCGACAACAAGGATCCGTTCGGCAGCAAGAGCCCCAAGGGCGACGCGCAGAGCAAGGCGGCCCAGCGCGAAAAGGAAAAGCAGCGCCTGGAAACCCTGATGCAGGAACTGAAGGAAGCGATCGACAAGAGCCAGGCGCTGGAACCGTTCAAGGACCAGTTGCTGCTGGACCTGACCCCGGACGGCCTGCGCATCCAGATCGTGGACAAGGAGAACCGGCCGATGTTCGACATCGGCAGCGCGGTGCTCAAGCCCTACACCCGCGACATCCTGCACGAGCTGTCCGGCTTCATCAACGAAGTGCCCAACCACATCAGCATCACCGGCCACACCGACGTCACCCAGTACAGCGGCAAGAACGGCTACAGCAACTGGGAATTGAGCGCGGACCGCGCCAATGCGGCGCGGCGCGAGCTGGTCGCCGGCGGCATGAGCGAGGACAAGGTCTCGCGCGTGGTCGGCCTGTCCTCCTCGGTGCTTTTCGACAAGCAGAACCCGGACAACCCGATCAACCGCCGCATCAGCATCGTGGTGATGACCAAGGACGCCGAGGATGCGGCGCTGGCCGGCAGCGATCACGCCGTGGCGCTGGGCCAGCGGCAGAACGATGCCGACACCAAGGTACCGGACCTGAGCGCGGCCGTGGCCGCTGTGCCAGCCCCGGTGCCGGCTGCGGCTAGGACTTCGACCTCGACTCCGGCAGCGAATGCCGCTGCCCCGGCGGCGAGCATCGCCAAGCCCGCGACGGTGACCGTCGCGGCGCCGCGCACCACCTCCCCGGAGGCCGCGGCCGACGCCGCCCGCGAAGCGATCCGCGCGGTCAACAGCGTCACCGGCAACAGGCCCCGCAGCAGTGCCGCGCCGTCGCCGTCGCCGTCGCCGGCAACGGCAACGGCAACGGCCGCCGCCGAGAGTCCGGCGCAGCGCTGACGCTTTTTGCTCTCGGGCCTTACCCGAGCGGCGGCGGCGCCGGCTGCGGCCAGCGCTGTCGTGCTGCCCCCAGGTCGCGCCACCTCTTGCAAGAGGCTCATGGTCGACGCGCTGGTGCGCTTGCGGGAGCGGTTTCAACCCCGACAGATGACCAGCACCATGGCTCCTGACCTCGCTCGTCGCGGCTGTTCGCGCCCGCCGCCGCCTGCGTAGCGGGGCTGCGGGAAAGCGCTCCGGTGCGCCACCCGCCGTTGCATTCGTTCCGTTTCCGCGCCGCAGCGCTCCTCACTGCGGCAGCGTTTGCGCCACGCCCTGCGCGATCGCCTGGCGGACGATGCGTTCGATGTCGCGCTGCAGCGCCGCGTTGGCGACCTGCTGGCGCTGTGCCAGCACGTCCTGTTGCCTGGCCAAGCCCTCCTGCTCAGTGGCCAAGGCCGATTGGCGCGTTTCCAGTGCGGCCATCTGCTGCGCGAAGTCCGCATGCGCGGCATCGGTGCGGGCCGCGGATCGGGCAACGGCCGGGCCGCCGCTGGCGGCAAGCCGCGCCTGCTCGCTGGCGATCCTGGCGTCCTCCATGGCCTGGCCTGCCTGGCCCTGTGCGATGGCGCCCTGCTGCCGGCCGATCTCGCCCTGGCGCGTGCCCAGCCGCCCCTGGCGCTCGCCGAGTTCGCCCTGTTGCCGCCCCAGCGCCTCGACCGGCGCGTAGGCGGCCTTCAGTTGCTGGATGGTGGCCGTATCGCGCACCACGTAGCGCTTGCCGTCCTTGCGGATCCACCACAGCGTCTCCTCGCCGTGGCGCGCGCGCCGCGCCTCGCGCAGGTCCTCGCTGCTGCCGTACATGTTGGTGTTCCCCTGTTCGAACAGCACCGAGGCATTGCGGCGATCGTCGGACAGGGTGGTGATGCTGGTACTGCTCGTCACCCGATGCGTGCCGGCAACGGGAGCGGGCGGCACCGGTGGCACGGGCGCAACGGGCGGCACTGCGGGCGACGCCGGTGCGGCGATGTCGATGTCCGCATCCTGGACGCTCGCCTGCACGGACGCGATCGCACCGGCAGCGGCGCCGGCCAGGACCAGCAATGCGGCGCCGCGGCGCCGGAGTGGGATGTTCGAGTGCAGCATGGCGGATCTCCTTGTGGGCATGGCGGATGGGCGAAGCGATGGCCTACGCCGTAGCGACCAACGGCCCGAGCGGCGACGCGAACCACGCGTTACCGACCGCCGCACCAGGCGCACCTGCCGCCGCGGCTGCCAAGCCGCTACGCCCGCATCGGGCATCGGGCATCGGCGGCAGGGCTGGATAACTACAGCCGTAGTCAAACTAGTCATGCCTACAAATGTAGTCAAGCCTGCCGAAGGTCATGCCCGGCCGCCCCGCTTACAATGGCCGTCAATCCGCGAACGAGACGAACGTGTCCAAGCAATCCAAAGCCAAGCGCGACAAGCGCAAGAAGCAGCAACCCAAGCGCGCCTTTGCCCGACTGGGCCGCGAGCAGCCCATCGCCAACCACGCCGTGCTGCAGGACGAGAGCGGCCGCGTGCTGGCCGCGATCGGCCTGCAGGGCTACGAATGGCTGCTGTCGATCGGCGGCCAGACCATGGGCAACGCCGACAATCCGGTGCCGATGCTGGCGATGCTCAAGCACCTGGCCAACGTGCAGGAGCAGGAAGGCAAGACCATCACCCTGGACTACTCGACCCAGTTGCAGGAGATGATCGACGACCTTGCCGCCGACGAGGGCAAGACCGCGGCAGAGTATCTGGACGCATTGGTGGCCGAGTTCGCCGAGGGCGAGGGCGACGACGGGATCGATGCCGCCGCTGGCGATGCCGACGACGAGGCAGATGCCGAAGCGGACACGGCTGCGAGCGACACGACCGCGGCAACCCCTGCGGCTGACGCGGCTGACGTCGAAGCCGACGCCGACGGCAAGCACAAGCCAGCCTGATCGTCACGATGGCGGTCTACATCGACGATGCGGTGCATCCCTGGCGCGGCCAGCGCTGGGGACACCTGCTCGCCGATACGCTGGACGAACTGCATGCGATGGCGGCGCGGCTGGGCATTCCCCGCCGCGCCTTCCAGAACAAGCTCAGCGGCGCGCACTACGACGTGCCCGCCGCCTTGCGCGACGAGGCGATCCGCCTGGGCGCGGTGCCGGTGTCCCGGCACACCGATCGCGAACTGATGAAGGCGCTGATCCGCCAGGCGCGCGCGCAGGCGCGCGGCGAGGCCGGTTGACCAGATCGGAGAGCGTCGCCAAGCGGGCATAGGCGCGCCGCCGCGGCACGGCTTGCGAGTGGCCTGGGACGTCGTCAGCCTCGACACTTCGCCGAAGCCGTTCTGGTTTCTCGACGCCGTTCGTCGCGGCTGAAGCCGCTCCACAGGGAACTTGCGGTACGTTGGCTGGGTGCACTGTTGGAGGGACTTCAGTCCCGACGCATGGGTCCCGACGCATTTCGGCGCCGGGAAGCGTACCGCTCCGTTCGTCGCGGCCGACGCCGCTCCGCCGCGCTTGCGGCAGGCCGCTCGCGCACTCGCGATGCCACCGCGGCATGCAGGGGGCAGCGATGCCACTCCTGCGGCCGCCTGGCGGGCCGCGCCTAGAACGGATCGCTGCCCGGGCGCAGGTCGATGCCCAGGATCGCCGCCAGCCGCTGCATGTCCTCGTCGTCGCGGCTGAGCGCCATCCAGCCGGCGCGGTCGTCGCCGCCGGTGTCCCAGCACCAGATGCTGTAGCCGTACTCGCGCAGGCGGTCGTAGGCCACCGCCAGCAGCGAGGCGGTGTCGTGGGCGCCGAGGAAGTCCTCGTCGTCGACGTCGCCGCCCCAGTCGAGGCGCAAATTCCAGCGCGCGGCCAGTTCGTTGATCGCGCCGATCAGCGCTTCGGTATCGCCGCCGTCCACGTAGAAGCCGGAGGTCCAGTCGATGGCGTCCTTCAGCGTCCACAGCCAGCCGTCGCCGTCGCTCTCCGCTTCGCCCGCGGCCTCGCGGTAGGCGTTGAACTGGCGCAGCGCGGTCTCGTCGTCGCCGGGATTGATCAGCAGCAGCAGGTTCCAGATCAGCCCCTGCTGGGTATCCGGATCGTCGTCGTCCGCGTCGCCGCTGAGGTCGTCGGGGTCTTCGTAGTCGGCGCTGTTGTCGGGCATGGCGGCGGATCGGGCAGTGCGGGAGGCGCAGTGTGACGCGCCGGGCGCGGCGACGGAAGCGCGGCGAAACTCGGCAGCGACGCCGCAGGCGTTTATCCTTCGCCCCCGGAAGACGGCGCCACCCGCCGCCAAGCGAACCCATGACGATGCGCGATACCCCTCCCGATCACCTGGCGATCAGCCCGCAGAGCCCGTTCCACGATGCGCAGGCGCTGGCGCGCGGCGTCGGCATCCGCTTCAACGGCGTGGAGCGCGACAACGTGGAGGAATATTCGGTCAGCGAAGGCTGGATCCGCGTGCAGGTCGGCAAGGCGCGCGACCGCCGCGGCAATCCGATGACGATGAAGATCAACGGCAAGGTCGAGGCGTACTTCCTGGAAAAAACCGACTGAGCGCCACGTACGGCCGGCGCGCTCGGCGATCTGCAGCCGGCGCGCGCGGCGGGCGCGACTGCCGGCTCAGGACTTGAGCCGGTAGCCGCTGCGGAAGATCGCCCAGACCACGAGCAGGCACACCGCCAGGAACACCCCGGTCATGCTCGCGCTGACCGCGATATGTACGTCGGCCTTGCCGAAGAACGCCCAGCGGAAACCGCTGACCAGGTACAGCACCGGGTTGAACTTGCTGATCTGCTGCCACAGCGGCGGCAGCATGCCGATCGAATAGAAGCAGCCGCCGAGGAAGGTCAGCGGGGTGACCACCATCAGCGGGATCACCTGCAGCTTCTCGAAACCGTCGGCCCACAGACCGATGATGAAGCCGAACAGGCTGAAGGTCACCGCGGTCAGCACCAGGAAGCCGAACATCCATAGCGGATGCGCGATCTGGTAGGGCCCGAACGCGCGCGCGGTGAGCAGGATCAGCAGGCCCAGCAGCACCGACTTGCTCGCCGCCGCGCCGACGTAGCCGATCACCACCTCCCACCACGCCACCGGCGCCGACAGCACCTCGTAGATGGTGCCGGCCCAGCGCGGCATGTAGATGCCGAACGAGGCGTTGGAGATGCTCTCGTTGAGCAGCGACAGCATCACCAGCCCGGGAATGATGTAGGCGCCGTAGTCGACGCCGTCGATGACGCCCATGCGCGAACCGATCGCCGCGCCGAACACCACGAAGTACAGCGAGGTCGACAGCACCGGCGAGGCGATCGACTGGGTCAGGGTGCGGAAGGTGCGCGCCATTTCGAAACGGTAGATCGCGGCGATCGCATGCAGGTTCATGCGCGCGCCTCCGCGCCGGCGGCGGCCGGGCGCACCAGGTTGACGAAGATCTCCTCCAGCGAGCTTTCGCTGGAATGCAGGTCCTTGATCTCCACGCCGTGTTCCTCCAGTTGCCGCAGCAGGCGGCCGATGCCGGTCTGCTCGGCCTGCACGTCGTAGGTATAGGTGAGCACGGCGCCGTCGGCGGACAGTTCCAGCGGTTGCGCGGCCAGCGCCGCGGGCAATGCCGGCAGCGGCGCCTGCAGGGTCAGCACCAGCTGCTTCTTGCCGAGCTTGCGCATCAGCGTGCGCTTGTCCTCCACCAGCACCAGTTCGCCGCGGTTGATCACCCCGACGCGGTCGGCCATGTCCTCGGCTTCCTCGATGTAGTGCGTGGTCAGGATGATGGTGGTGCCCTGCTCGCGCAGGCGCCGCACCATCTGCCACATGTCGTGGCGCAGCTCCACGTCCACGCCGGCGGTCGGCTCGTCCAGGAACAGGATGCTCGGCTCGTGCGCCAGCGCCTTGGCGATCAGCACGCGCCGCTTCATGCCGCCGGACAGGGTGGAGATCCTGTTGTCGCGCTTGTCCCACAGCGACAACTCGCGCAGCACCTGCTCCAGGTAGGCCGGATTCTTCGGCTTGCCGAACAGGCCGCGGCTGAAGCGCACCGTCGCCCATACCGTCTCGAACGCGTCGGTGGCCAGCTCCTGCGGCACCAGCCCGATCTTGGCGCGCGCGGCGCGATAGTCGTGCACGATGTCGTGGCCGTCGGCCAGCACCCGGCCGCTGCTGGGATTGACCAGGCCGCAGACCACGCTGATCAGCGTGGTCTTGCCGGCGCCGTTGGGACCGAGCAGGGCGAAGATCTCGCCGCGCTGGATGTCCAGGTCGATGCCCTTCAGCGCCTGGAAGCCGCCTTTGTAGGTCTTGGTGAGTTGCTGGATGGAGATGATCGGGGGCACGCGGATTCCTTTGCGGGACTCGGGACTCGGGACTCGAAGAGCCTAGCAGCCGCATCGTTGCGAGCATGGGAAGCAAAGCGTCCGCCAGCCCGAGCCGTATCAGTCATCGCATACCCTCCGAGTCCCGAGTCCCGGGTCCCGGGTCCCGCCCCCCTCAACTCTTCCTCCGCGCCTCCAGCAAATCCAGATTCCGGATCAGCCGCCGCGCGATCTCGTCGGAGATCCTGCGCTGGCGGGTCAGCTTGAACAGTTCCTGGCGTTCGGCCTGCAGGCCGGCGTTGCGCAGCTGGCGCAACACATCGTCCAGCCGCCGCGCCTCTTCCGGATCGCTCTCCATCGCCTCGCCATGGTCGAGGTGGCGCTGGTACAGGGCGCTGACCCGGATCGCCGCCTCGTTGTAGAGGTCGGCATGTTCGCTGTCGTGCACCAGCCGCTGGCGCAGCTTCTCCACCGCCGCCAGCGCCGCGCGCGAGGATTCGCGCCGCGCCAGGTCCTCCTCCAGGCGGTCGCTGGGTTCCTCCGGCAGTTCCAGGCCGCGCAGCAGCCGCGGCAGCGCCACGCTGGCGACCAGCAGCGAGGTCACGATCACCGCGCTGGCCAGGAAGATCACCAGGTCGCGCGCCGGGAACGCGGCGCCGGTGGGCAGCAGCAGCGGCAGGGTCAGCACGCCGGCCAGGGTGATCGCGCCGCGCACGCCGGCCAGCGAGGCCGCCACCACGATCCGCCACGGCGGGCTGAGGTGCGCCTCACCGCGGCGCCGCGCCTTGAGCAGGTTCCAGCGCAGCGACAGCCACACCCACACGAAGCGCAGCAACAGCAGGCCGACATAGATCGCCAGCGCATAGCCCAGCAGCCACCACGGATTGAGGTGTCCGGCTTCGTCGATGTTGTGCACCGCGCCCTGCACGATGCCCGGCAACTGCTCGCCGAGCAGCACGAACATGATGCCGTTGAGGGTGAACTGGACCATGTCCCACACCGCCGAGCGCTGCACGCGCATGCTGCCCGGGGCGCGGCCGCTCAGCTCCACGTAGCTCATGCTGATGCCGGCGGCGACCGCGGCGAGGATGCCGGAGGCGTTGATCGCCTCGGCCAGCAGGTAGGCGGCGAACGGCAGCAGCAGGTTGACCAGGATCGCCGCGCCGGGCTCCTCGCCGACCTGGCGCCAGATCCAGCGCTGCGCCAGGCTCGCGCCCAGGGTCACGCCGACGCCGGCGGCGACGCCGACCAGCGCCACCCACAGGAAGGTCAGCGAGGCGTCGGCCAGCGAGAACGCGCCGGTCATCGCCGCGGCCACCGCGAACTGGAAGCAGACCAGGCCCGACGCATCGTTGAGCAGCGACTCGCCCTCCAGGATGTGCATCAGCCGCTTCGGGATCGGCGCCCGCGCCGCGATCGAGGACACCGCGACCGGATCGGTCGGCGACACCACCGCGGCCAGCGCGAACGCCACCGCCAGCGGCATCGCCGGAATCATCCAGTGGATCAGGAAACCGGCGCCGACCACGGTGAACACCACCAGGCCCAGCGCCAGTTCCAGGATCGCGCCCTTGTCGCGGAACAGGCCCTGCTTGGGGATGCGCCAGCCGTCCAGGAACAGCAGCGGCGGCAGGAACAGCAGGAAGAACAGCTCCGGCTCCAGCGTATAGCCCTTCTTGAACACCCCGGCGATGACCGCGCCCAGGCCGATCTGCACCAGGGGCAACGGCAGCGAGAACGGCAGCACCCGCACCAGATAACCGCTGGCCACCACCGCCAGCAACATCGCCAACACCACTTCGATCGAATGCATGCTCGTCCGGACCGCAGCACCGCGCCGACGGCACCGCACCATGAATGGGGGAAGCGGCAAGCAAAGCGCACCGCAGGCGCGATGTCCAGTGACAGCGGCGCGCGGCATTTAGCCGGCGGCGCGTCTGCCGCGGTCCGCGCACCCGCGCTGGCGCCGTGCCGCGGTCGCGGCGCGACCTGCGCCACCCGGCCGCAGCGCGGCACGCGATAGTATCGCTCCGCCCCATTCCCGCACCGAACCCCGCGCCGCATCGCCGTCGGAGACTCCATGCTGACCATTCAAGAACTCAACACCTTCATCGACGACCAGGCGGTCGGCGACAGCGTCTGGCAGATCTGGAACCTGATCGGCCAGCATTTCGAGCAGGCCCAGGCGAGCCTGCCCGCCGAACAGGCGATGCCACGGCGCGAACTGTCGTTCCACGATCAGGTGCGGCTATTGGGCTATCTGTGCCTGCTGCTCGAAGGCATTCCCGGCGACCTGGTGGAGATCGGGGTGTGGAAGGGCAAGTCGCTGGTGCTGATGAACGAGGTCAGCAATCGCCAGCGCCGGGTGATCGGCCTGGACCCGTTCGCCTTGCCGAACCAGTTCGAGGAATTCAACCACTACCGCCAGCGGCTGCTGCCCAATGCGCAGTTCATCCGCGGCTACTCGGAGTTCTGCGCCCAGCACTTCTACAACATGAAACCCGAAGTGGCATTGCTGCATATCGACGGCGGCCACACCGGGCGCAACGTGCTGCTGGATTTCCTGCTGTATGCGCCCAGCGTGGTGAGCGGCGGGTTCGTCGTGTTCGACGACTACGGCGACCACCAGCACTCGCCGGAAGTCGGCCCCGCGGTCGACCTGCTCCGGGCCACCGGCTACTTCAACGACTTCCAGGTGCTGGGCTGCGCGCATGGCTTCGAGAACAGCTACGTGCTGCAGCGCCGCTGAGCCGGCGGCAGCGTGTCCATGCGGCGCCTGCCAGCGCTGGCAGGCGCCGCTGCTGCGCGAGCATCCAGCGACGCAGCACGCGCGTTTCGGTGTGGCGCGCGGATCCATCGCCGCGCGCGGTCCCGCCTGCTGCAGCGTCTGCGCTGCCTCTGCGCAGGCGCGCTTGCCGGGAATGCGTATGGCGCGGGGTGCGATATCCGCCCGCCCCCCATTCATCATTATCTGGATGGCGTGATGCAACCGCGCCAGCGCTGCGGCCGTAGAACGTGTGCACGGTCGACTGGCCGCGCATTCCCTAAAGGAGCAAACCCATGAAGATCCAATTGCTGGCCCTGGCCCTCGCGGGCCTGGTCTCGCTGCCCGCCATGGCCGGCAGCGGCCAGGCCGCGATGCACGACCACGCGGCGATGACCCAGGCCAAGCCGAATCCGATGGTCGGCGGCGCCCCGATGTACGCGACCAAGGACATCATCGACAACGCGGTCAACTCCAAGGATCACACGACCCTGGTCGCCGCGGTCAAGGCCGCCGGCCTGGTGGACACGCTGAAGGGCGCAGGCCCGTTCACCGTGTTCGCACCGACCAACGCCGCCTTCGCCGCACTGCCGGCGGGCACCGTGGACACGCTGCTCAAGCCCGAAAACAAGGACAAGCTGACCCAGGTACTGACCTATCACGTGGTCGCCGGCAAGCTCGATGCGACGACGCTGCTGGCGCAGATCAAGGCCGGCGGCGGCAGCGCCAAGCTGACCACCGTGCAGGGCGAAACGCTGGTCGCAAAGACCCGCGGCGGCAAGGTCACCCTCACTGACAGCAAAGGCAATACCGCCCACGTCACCACCGCCGACGTGATGCAGAGCAATGGCGTGATCCATGTGGTGGACAAGGTTTTGATGCCGTAAGCACAGCTCGGGGGTGCATTGGCATCGCGGGGACGGCTGCGGCCGTCCTCGTTTTGCGCCATTCCCTCGGCAGGCCGTGGCCTGCCCACTCCAACAACAGCCGGACGCGTGCACGCGATCAGTCGCCAGTCGGGGTTCCGCGCGGCGTCTGCGCCTATCCTGCCAGAACGCGCAAGTCGCGCAAGAAGCCTCGATAGGCGGCATCTGCCGCATCGCCGCCGCGCTGGCGCAGCACCCAGGACGGATGCACGGTGGCCAGCGCGCGGGTGCCGTCGGCCAGCGCCTGCCACTGCCCGCGCTGGGCCATCAACGCAAAGCCGTTGCCCAGCACCGCGCGCGCCGCGGTCGCGCCCAGGCACAGCACCACGCGCGGCCGCACCCGCGCCAGCTCGCCGGCCAGCCAGAAGCGGCAGGCTTCCACCTGCGCACGTTCGGGATTGCGATGCAGCCGCGTCTTGCCGCGTTGCTCGAAGCGGAAATGCTTGACCGCATTGGTCACGTACAGCCCGGCGCGGGCGATGCCGAGTTCGTCCAGCGCGCGATCGAACAGGCGCCCGGCCGGACCGACGAACGGCCGCCCGCTCAGGTCCTCCTCGTCGCCGGGCTGCTCGCCCACCACCATCACCGCGGCG includes these proteins:
- the msrB gene encoding peptide-methionine (R)-S-oxide reductase MsrB, coding for MSRFDLTPPTSAERERLIAGLNDEERRVLLQHGTEAPFCGVFLDNKLEGVYSCRLCGLPLFRSSAKFDSGTGWPSFFAPYHPAHVREIRDSSHGMIRTEIVCARCDSHLGHVFPDGPPPSGERHCLNSVSLQFTEQGQALPNPLQRGGGDSEPA
- the motA gene encoding flagellar motor stator protein MotA; the encoded protein is MLIIVGFLVVIISVIGGYVLSHGKLGALWQPYELLIIGGAALGAFLVSTPGKIVKATLADIAGVFKGPKYKSDDYRATLSLVYELLNKARRDGFMALEDHVEKPAESAIFSNYPKVLADHHLLDFITDCLRLMIGSNIEPHELEPLLELELEKHHHEAMAPAHALSKVSDGLPGFGIVAAVLGIVITMGSIGGPIEEIGHHVGAALVGTFLGILLAYGFVAPLAAAMEARAEQDSRIFESVKTALLACLRGYNPKIALEFARKTLPSNVRPSFSDFETHLKTIK
- the motB gene encoding flagellar motor protein MotB, whose product is MPEAKATVVIRRVKKIQAGGHHGGAWKVAFADFVTAMMAFFLVLWLVAATTKEQRMAISEYFRNPSPLEGKSPAPSPGMAGPGGASTSMIKLGGTADLQRGDNKDPFGSKSPKGDAQSKAAQREKEKQRLETLMQELKEAIDKSQALEPFKDQLLLDLTPDGLRIQIVDKENRPMFDIGSAVLKPYTRDILHELSGFINEVPNHISITGHTDVTQYSGKNGYSNWELSADRANAARRELVAGGMSEDKVSRVVGLSSSVLFDKQNPDNPINRRISIVVMTKDAEDAALAGSDHAVALGQRQNDADTKVPDLSAAVAAVPAPVPAAARTSTSTPAANAAAPAASIAKPATVTVAAPRTTSPEAAADAAREAIRAVNSVTGNRPRSSAAPSPSPSPATATATAAAESPAQR
- a CDS encoding DUF4031 domain-containing protein — protein: MAVYIDDAVHPWRGQRWGHLLADTLDELHAMAARLGIPRRAFQNKLSGAHYDVPAALRDEAIRLGAVPVSRHTDRELMKALIRQARAQARGEAG
- a CDS encoding DUF3297 family protein, whose product is MRDTPPDHLAISPQSPFHDAQALARGVGIRFNGVERDNVEEYSVSEGWIRVQVGKARDRRGNPMTMKINGKVEAYFLEKTD
- a CDS encoding ABC transporter permease; amino-acid sequence: MNLHAIAAIYRFEMARTFRTLTQSIASPVLSTSLYFVVFGAAIGSRMGVIDGVDYGAYIIPGLVMLSLLNESISNASFGIYMPRWAGTIYEVLSAPVAWWEVVIGYVGAAASKSVLLGLLILLTARAFGPYQIAHPLWMFGFLVLTAVTFSLFGFIIGLWADGFEKLQVIPLMVVTPLTFLGGCFYSIGMLPPLWQQISKFNPVLYLVSGFRWAFFGKADVHIAVSASMTGVFLAVCLLVVWAIFRSGYRLKS
- a CDS encoding ABC transporter ATP-binding protein; the encoded protein is MPPIISIQQLTKTYKGGFQALKGIDLDIQRGEIFALLGPNGAGKTTLISVVCGLVNPSSGRVLADGHDIVHDYRAARAKIGLVPQELATDAFETVWATVRFSRGLFGKPKNPAYLEQVLRELSLWDKRDNRISTLSGGMKRRVLIAKALAHEPSILFLDEPTAGVDVELRHDMWQMVRRLREQGTTIILTTHYIEEAEDMADRVGVINRGELVLVEDKRTLMRKLGKKQLVLTLQAPLPALPAALAAQPLELSADGAVLTYTYDVQAEQTGIGRLLRQLEEHGVEIKDLHSSESSLEEIFVNLVRPAAAGAEARA
- a CDS encoding Na+/H+ antiporter, which gives rise to MHSIEVVLAMLLAVVASGYLVRVLPFSLPLPLVQIGLGAVIAGVFKKGYTLEPELFFLLFLPPLLFLDGWRIPKQGLFRDKGAILELALGLVVFTVVGAGFLIHWMIPAMPLAVAFALAAVVSPTDPVAVSSIAARAPIPKRLMHILEGESLLNDASGLVCFQFAVAAAMTGAFSLADASLTFLWVALVGVAAGVGVTLGASLAQRWIWRQVGEEPGAAILVNLLLPFAAYLLAEAINASGILAAVAAGISMSYVELSGRAPGSMRVQRSAVWDMVQFTLNGIMFVLLGEQLPGIVQGAVHNIDEAGHLNPWWLLGYALAIYVGLLLLRFVWVWLSLRWNLLKARRRGEAHLSPPWRIVVAASLAGVRGAITLAGVLTLPLLLPTGAAFPARDLVIFLASAVIVTSLLVASVALPRLLRGLELPEEPSDRLEEDLARRESSRAALAAVEKLRQRLVHDSEHADLYNEAAIRVSALYQRHLDHGEAMESDPEEARRLDDVLRQLRNAGLQAERQELFKLTRQRRISDEIARRLIRNLDLLEARRKS
- a CDS encoding class I SAM-dependent methyltransferase, giving the protein MLTIQELNTFIDDQAVGDSVWQIWNLIGQHFEQAQASLPAEQAMPRRELSFHDQVRLLGYLCLLLEGIPGDLVEIGVWKGKSLVLMNEVSNRQRRVIGLDPFALPNQFEEFNHYRQRLLPNAQFIRGYSEFCAQHFYNMKPEVALLHIDGGHTGRNVLLDFLLYAPSVVSGGFVVFDDYGDHQHSPEVGPAVDLLRATGYFNDFQVLGCAHGFENSYVLQRR